The following proteins are co-located in the Imtechella halotolerans genome:
- a CDS encoding MarR family winged helix-turn-helix transcriptional regulator, producing MLTLINKKDLYHLLSSRTPSALNRAIQYNFKKKGINLTQEQSTIMGVLWNEDGLPQQALADATYRDKPSTTRIIDNLEKEGMVKRIPSPTDRRSNLIYLTSLGKELELPVIQAVNETLTYATRGMKDDQIQLMKTMLQHVFNNLNSFLSNE from the coding sequence ATGCTAACTTTAATTAACAAAAAAGATTTATATCACCTTCTATCAAGTCGCACACCCTCGGCCCTAAACAGAGCAATACAATACAATTTTAAAAAGAAAGGAATTAATCTAACCCAAGAACAATCCACCATTATGGGGGTTTTATGGAATGAAGACGGCCTTCCTCAGCAAGCCTTAGCAGACGCCACATATCGTGACAAACCCAGTACCACTCGTATAATAGACAATCTAGAAAAGGAGGGAATGGTAAAAAGAATTCCTAGTCCAACTGACAGAAGAAGTAACCTTATCTACCTCACCTCTTTAGGAAAAGAATTGGAGCTACCTGTTATCCAAGCAGTCAACGAAACCTTGACCTATGCAACTAGAGGAATGAAAGACGATCAAATACAACTTATGAAAACAATGCTACAACATGTTTTTAACAATCTTAATTCTTTTTTGTCAAATGAATAA
- a CDS encoding TolC family protein, with the protein MNKYILILSVLTFSVTPYLGFGQISPELQKVIEIAILKNSSLKQKQLEIDKMNLQRREIAQKYLPRIETNASFLHFNNTLTIDIPTTTTPITGFPILEGSTTTNAYGNLAFANIMAKTVLFSGLQIPNAVKAMEYKTLGTSYLLDSDRDILIEEVIITFDQWALLNNVEKLINESEKRLQKETKRVEKAIEQGLAIPYDRDKLLLASLELEAKKTELNGTREVILEKIYYLTGFTETEIQKTNHELTPLFLFDEQLSVENKHELKALHAFEKAQTYVLKKEKGSFLPQIAAYGGYNYTSLYNANASTTIPILNLPIDLGLNEATISPNWFIGIGAKWTIFGGFERIHKIAETKLSLEQTQLKLTDTHNKLNVLLKKNIADLNTQQKQLHIGEQKIKVAQNNLSSAIRQYEEGLISITDRLASENDYYRVSLELMQQILSQRRTAIETLKTTGNLFNYITKN; encoded by the coding sequence ATGAATAAATATATTTTAATCCTATCAGTATTGACATTTTCTGTGACTCCTTATTTAGGATTTGGACAAATTTCACCAGAATTACAAAAAGTGATAGAAATAGCTATTTTAAAGAATTCGTCTTTAAAACAAAAGCAATTGGAAATAGATAAAATGAATCTACAAAGGAGGGAGATCGCACAAAAATATTTGCCTAGAATTGAGACTAATGCTTCTTTCCTTCACTTTAACAATACGCTAACTATAGATATTCCAACAACTACTACTCCAATTACAGGATTTCCAATCCTTGAAGGAAGTACAACAACGAACGCGTATGGAAATTTAGCATTCGCCAATATTATGGCCAAAACTGTACTCTTCAGTGGACTACAAATCCCTAACGCAGTAAAAGCGATGGAATACAAAACTCTAGGCACATCCTACTTATTAGATAGTGATCGTGATATACTAATAGAAGAAGTAATAATCACGTTTGATCAATGGGCACTACTCAATAATGTTGAAAAATTGATAAATGAAAGTGAAAAACGCCTACAAAAAGAAACAAAAAGAGTAGAAAAAGCTATCGAACAAGGCTTAGCAATCCCTTATGATCGTGACAAACTTCTACTGGCCTCTTTAGAACTAGAAGCTAAAAAAACAGAACTCAACGGCACACGTGAAGTAATTTTAGAAAAAATATACTATTTAACTGGATTCACTGAAACAGAGATACAAAAAACCAACCACGAATTAACTCCACTTTTTCTTTTTGATGAACAATTATCTGTGGAAAACAAGCATGAATTAAAGGCACTTCATGCCTTTGAAAAAGCCCAAACCTATGTGTTGAAAAAAGAAAAGGGAAGCTTTCTTCCTCAAATTGCTGCTTACGGCGGTTATAATTATACAAGCCTATATAACGCAAATGCAAGCACCACTATTCCTATACTTAACTTACCAATTGATCTTGGCCTCAATGAAGCAACCATTTCTCCGAATTGGTTTATAGGTATAGGGGCTAAATGGACAATTTTTGGAGGTTTTGAAAGGATTCACAAAATAGCTGAAACAAAACTTTCTTTAGAACAAACTCAACTTAAACTCACAGACACTCACAATAAATTAAACGTTCTCCTTAAAAAGAATATTGCAGACTTAAATACACAACAAAAGCAATTACACATAGGAGAACAGAAGATTAAAGTGGCACAAAACAACCTATCTAGTGCTATTCGCCAATACGAAGAGGGTTTAATAAGCATCACCGACCGACTAGCGAGTGAAAATGATTATTATAGAGTTTCTCTTGAGTTAATGCAACAAATCTTGTCACAACGCAGAACAGCCATTGAAACCCTAAAAACAACTGGAAATCTGTTTAATTATATCACTAAAAACTAA
- a CDS encoding HlyD family secretion protein: MRQIIIIITALVLVGCENSSDLILQGKVERETLGVASKIPGRITEIKVAEGQSVQKGDTLAIIDIPEVTAKMLQAEGAVTSAKAQYSMSVKGATDGQLKQLQAKYNALKEQYEFAHKSITRLNNMLVDSLIPQQEYDEAYAKFQGATSQLQAVTAELEEAKRGARLEQQTMALGQQERALGALLEAETAHQERFIIAPQNMSIDVITLNEGELALPGYTLFKGTITESTYFRFTLPENDLKNLKPEQNVVVTVVYNNQEYPGKISTIKPLGAYANIATAYPDYEMQQALFELKVIPNNVTNAKDIFVHTTVLLKL, encoded by the coding sequence ATGAGACAAATTATAATAATCATAACAGCACTTGTACTAGTAGGATGTGAAAATTCTTCTGACTTGATTCTGCAAGGAAAGGTCGAAAGAGAAACACTAGGTGTTGCCAGTAAAATTCCCGGTAGAATTACTGAAATTAAAGTTGCCGAAGGACAATCCGTACAAAAAGGAGACACCTTAGCCATCATAGATATTCCAGAAGTAACTGCCAAAATGCTACAAGCTGAAGGCGCTGTAACTTCAGCAAAAGCACAGTATTCTATGTCAGTCAAAGGAGCTACCGATGGCCAGCTCAAACAACTTCAAGCGAAATATAACGCCTTAAAAGAACAGTATGAATTTGCCCATAAATCAATAACCAGATTAAATAATATGCTTGTAGATTCGCTCATCCCTCAACAAGAATATGACGAGGCATACGCTAAATTCCAAGGTGCTACATCCCAGCTCCAGGCGGTTACAGCAGAATTAGAAGAAGCAAAAAGAGGAGCTAGACTCGAACAACAAACAATGGCTCTAGGTCAGCAAGAAAGAGCGCTAGGAGCTTTACTTGAAGCCGAAACTGCTCATCAAGAACGCTTTATTATTGCACCACAAAACATGAGCATCGATGTTATTACCCTAAATGAAGGTGAACTTGCTTTGCCAGGATATACACTTTTTAAAGGTACTATAACAGAAAGCACCTACTTTAGGTTTACATTACCCGAGAATGATTTAAAAAACCTTAAACCAGAGCAAAATGTAGTAGTGACGGTTGTATATAATAACCAAGAATACCCAGGGAAAATTTCTACAATAAAACCATTAGGAGCTTATGCCAATATAGCAACTGCCTATCCAGATTATGAAATGCAACAAGCACTTTTCGAACTAAAGGTAATTCCAAACAACGTGACTAATGCTAAGGATATATTTGTTCATACTACTGTATTATTAAAACTGTAA
- a CDS encoding ABC transporter permease: MKTFLTLLKREFNLFWNNKVLRILFIGAPILYGILIGYVYEKGKATDLPIIVVDLDQTDMSYKAIQMLQENEVVDVISVLSDIHAANEETINYEAASTIVIPKNFEKDILLKKYPEILVYVNTANMLTANFSSSAIQLSLGTLKAGISIESLKKQGMPEAVALTQYEPFKMSFIRKHNRSTNYLYFLWPGVLATILQQVLLLGLALSFASEFEKGSFSQLIEKTNSTAKLLLVKIIPYLIMSLGIWGLYLLFSVWFRVPLSESIWALTAVAFIFVLSVSFMGILVSILIPNQLKATEILMVVATPSFIISGFTWPLSQMPVWIQFIANGIPLTHFLKIFRVLVVEQGTLTQTSDSLYAMIYIMLICGIVSYIALHIKKKRIKPN, from the coding sequence ATGAAAACTTTTCTAACCCTACTCAAACGAGAATTTAACCTTTTCTGGAATAATAAAGTACTTCGAATTCTTTTCATAGGCGCACCCATCTTATATGGAATCCTGATAGGATATGTATATGAAAAAGGCAAGGCAACAGATTTACCAATAATTGTGGTGGATTTAGATCAAACAGACATGAGCTATAAAGCAATTCAAATGCTCCAAGAAAACGAAGTTGTAGATGTAATTTCGGTGCTATCAGATATTCATGCAGCTAATGAAGAAACTATAAATTACGAGGCTGCTTCTACTATTGTAATTCCTAAGAATTTTGAAAAAGATATTTTATTAAAAAAATATCCTGAAATTCTTGTATATGTTAACACTGCAAACATGCTAACGGCTAACTTCAGTTCAAGCGCCATACAACTTAGTCTTGGAACTCTAAAAGCAGGAATATCTATTGAATCACTCAAAAAACAAGGCATGCCTGAAGCGGTCGCACTTACACAATACGAACCATTCAAAATGAGTTTCATTAGAAAACATAACAGAAGCACTAATTATCTCTATTTTTTATGGCCTGGTGTATTAGCGACCATCTTACAACAAGTTCTACTCTTAGGATTAGCCCTGTCATTTGCATCAGAATTCGAGAAGGGAAGTTTCTCTCAATTAATTGAAAAAACAAATTCAACAGCTAAGCTCTTATTAGTGAAAATTATTCCCTATTTGATAATGAGTTTAGGCATCTGGGGATTATATTTATTGTTTTCAGTATGGTTTAGAGTACCTCTATCAGAGAGTATTTGGGCTTTGACTGCAGTTGCATTCATATTTGTGCTATCCGTTAGTTTTATGGGCATACTCGTTAGTATACTCATCCCAAATCAATTAAAAGCAACAGAAATACTAATGGTTGTTGCAACACCTAGTTTTATTATTAGTGGATTTACATGGCCATTAAGTCAAATGCCTGTTTGGATTCAATTCATAGCCAATGGCATACCTCTTACTCATTTTTTAAAAATATTCAGAGTACTGGTAGTTGAACAAGGAACATTAACTCAGACTTCAGATTCCTTATATGCAATGATTTATATTATGCTAATTTGCGGCATAGTTTCTTATATTGCATTACACATAAAAAAGAAAAGAATCAAACCCAATTAA
- the gldC gene encoding gliding motility protein GldC, which produces MSKLHTSDINLTVELDENRIPEKLKWTAKDGGVDNEEAKAMLLSIWDANNQETLRIDLWTKDMPVDQMKVFFHQTLSAMADTYERATQDDKMAATMRDFCEYFADKLDLKK; this is translated from the coding sequence ATGAGTAAACTTCATACTTCAGATATAAATCTTACTGTGGAACTTGATGAAAATCGTATTCCAGAAAAATTGAAATGGACAGCCAAAGATGGGGGTGTAGATAATGAAGAAGCCAAGGCTATGTTGTTGTCTATTTGGGACGCCAACAATCAAGAAACGTTGCGTATTGATTTATGGACAAAAGATATGCCTGTTGATCAAATGAAAGTGTTTTTTCATCAAACCCTTTCTGCAATGGCAGATACTTATGAACGAGCTACACAAGATGATAAGATGGCAGCTACTATGCGAGATTTTTGTGAGTATTTTGCAGATAAATTAGATCTTAAGAAATAA